One Streptosporangium sp. NBC_01495 DNA window includes the following coding sequences:
- a CDS encoding DUF917 domain-containing protein encodes MPIRYLGEPDIDHLARGVTLLGSGGGGQTETAARLLRRSLGAGRIELLGRDELDGGHVVPVGLVGAVSVFTERLPSGGEWAPVLAAIVERTGIDPVGLIPIEAGGINGIVVFVAAVELGLPVVDADLQGRALPRLDQMSVAALGEPLTPLAIGDVSGRLLVLDRLSAPAAERIVRSALSEFGGWAAIAMRPLPVASLDRLTILGSLSRALRLGAHHAAWTRTADPREVAASLGARVLVTGRVVEVVRYRAEAGFGRGSVIIRADRGGSLVRLEMENEYLLALVDGRPVASTPDILCVVDRAGGLPVSCDTVRGGAEVVALHLPGPPFWWRPEVVGAVAPRAFGLDIEPVPPGEPA; translated from the coding sequence ATGCCTATCCGCTATCTCGGCGAACCGGACATCGACCACCTGGCACGCGGTGTGACGCTGCTCGGTTCCGGTGGCGGCGGGCAGACCGAGACGGCGGCCCGGCTGCTGCGGCGGAGCCTCGGGGCCGGCCGGATCGAGCTGCTGGGCCGCGACGAGCTCGACGGGGGCCACGTGGTGCCGGTCGGGCTCGTCGGGGCGGTGTCGGTGTTCACCGAGAGGCTGCCCTCCGGCGGGGAGTGGGCGCCGGTGCTCGCCGCGATCGTGGAGCGGACGGGGATCGACCCGGTCGGGCTGATCCCGATCGAGGCGGGCGGGATCAACGGCATCGTGGTCTTCGTCGCCGCCGTCGAGCTGGGCCTTCCGGTGGTCGACGCGGACCTGCAGGGCCGGGCGCTGCCACGCCTCGACCAGATGTCGGTGGCCGCGCTCGGCGAGCCGCTCACCCCGCTGGCCATCGGCGACGTCAGCGGCCGGCTGCTCGTGCTGGACCGCCTGTCCGCCCCGGCCGCCGAGCGGATCGTGCGGTCGGCGCTCAGCGAGTTCGGCGGGTGGGCGGCGATCGCGATGCGCCCGCTGCCGGTGGCGTCGCTGGACCGCCTGACCATCCTCGGCTCGCTCAGCCGGGCCCTGAGGCTCGGAGCCCACCACGCGGCCTGGACCCGGACCGCCGACCCGCGCGAGGTCGCGGCGTCGCTCGGCGCCCGCGTCCTGGTCACCGGCCGTGTCGTCGAGGTGGTCCGGTACCGGGCCGAGGCGGGGTTCGGGCGCGGCTCGGTGATCATCCGGGCGGACCGAGGGGGCAGCCTCGTCCGGCTGGAGATGGAGAACGAGTATCTGCTCGCCCTCGTCGACGGCAGGCCCGTGGCGTCCACCCCGGACATCCTGTGTGTCGTCGACCGTGCCGGCGGGCTGCCCGTCTCCTGCGACACGGTGCGCGGCGGTGCCGAGGTCGTCGCGCTGCACCTTCCCGGGCCTCCGTTCTGGTGGCGTCCCGAGGTGGTGGGCGCCGTCGCTCCGCGCGCCTTCGGACTGGACATCGAGCCGGTCCCACCCGGGGAACCGGCATGA
- a CDS encoding IS256 family transposase gives MVPATGEYFDDTLAAASPDLLRTMIREFAQRMMDAEVEQLCGAGYGEVSDQRTNTRNGYRMRPWDTRAGSIELAVPRLRSGSYFPDFLLDKRRRAERALTSVVATSYLLGVSTRRVERLAEAMGITSLSKSQVSVMAADLDGLVEQFRSRPLDAGPYTFVWIDALTQKVREGGRTVNVHALVATGVNAEGYREILGLDVVASEDGAGWLAFLRGLVARGLSGVEMVTSDCHAGLRDAIASTLPGASWQRCRAHYARNLLCRVAKSAQPWVATMLRTVFEQPDRDSVHAQHRHVVEALEAKYPAAAAHLDEARDDILAFTSFPKAVWRQVWSNNPQERLNKEIRRRTDVVGIFPGREAVIRLIGAVLAEQNDEWTEQRRYMGLEILAECRAKTGKTDSENETNDAKVNIEAIAS, from the coding sequence ATTGTGCCCGCTACCGGAGAGTACTTCGACGACACTCTCGCGGCGGCGAGCCCGGACCTGCTGCGCACGATGATCCGCGAGTTCGCCCAGCGGATGATGGACGCCGAGGTCGAACAGCTCTGCGGTGCCGGCTATGGCGAGGTCAGCGACCAGCGCACCAACACGCGCAACGGTTACCGGATGCGGCCGTGGGACACCCGGGCCGGGTCGATCGAGCTGGCCGTGCCCCGGCTGCGGTCCGGCTCCTACTTCCCGGACTTCCTGCTGGACAAGCGGCGCCGGGCCGAGCGGGCGCTCACCTCGGTGGTGGCAACCTCCTACCTGCTGGGCGTCTCGACCCGGCGCGTGGAGAGGCTCGCCGAGGCGATGGGCATCACCTCGCTGTCGAAGTCGCAGGTCTCGGTGATGGCCGCCGACCTGGACGGCCTGGTGGAGCAGTTCCGCTCCCGGCCGCTGGACGCCGGCCCGTACACCTTCGTCTGGATCGACGCACTGACTCAGAAGGTCCGCGAGGGCGGTCGGACGGTGAACGTGCACGCCTTGGTCGCCACCGGCGTCAACGCCGAGGGGTATCGGGAGATTCTCGGCCTGGACGTGGTGGCGTCAGAAGACGGCGCCGGCTGGCTGGCGTTCCTGCGTGGCCTGGTCGCCCGTGGCCTGTCGGGGGTGGAGATGGTCACCTCCGACTGCCACGCCGGGCTGCGTGACGCGATCGCCTCGACGCTGCCGGGGGCGTCGTGGCAGAGGTGCCGGGCGCACTACGCGCGAAATTTGCTGTGCCGGGTGGCGAAGTCGGCGCAGCCGTGGGTGGCCACGATGCTGCGCACCGTCTTCGAGCAGCCCGATCGCGACTCGGTCCATGCCCAGCACCGCCATGTGGTGGAGGCGTTGGAGGCGAAGTATCCGGCCGCCGCGGCGCATCTGGACGAGGCCAGGGACGACATTCTGGCGTTCACCTCTTTTCCCAAGGCCGTGTGGCGGCAGGTGTGGTCGAACAATCCTCAGGAGCGGCTGAACAAGGAGATCAGGAGGCGGACCGACGTGGTCGGCATCTTCCCTGGCCGGGAGGCGGTCATCCGGCTGATCGGCGCGGTGCTGGCCGAGCAGAACGACGAGTGGACCGAACAGCGCCGTTACATGGGCCTGGAGATTCTCGCTGAATGCCGGGCGAAGACCGGGAAGACCGACTCGGAGAATGAGACAAACGATGCTAAAGTGAATATTGAGGCGATTGCTTCCTGA
- a CDS encoding YbaB/EbfC family nucleoid-associated protein encodes MLDELTAEYEQQARRVKDAYGTLADLEVTARSDDGMVTVKAGPRGEVRAIELNPRVYRKLSPAELSHAIMTQIDRATAAVAARTKELMGPLVPDDVPVEELLGKGAVLEPFVSRAGRA; translated from the coding sequence ATGCTTGACGAGCTGACCGCGGAGTACGAGCAGCAGGCGCGCCGAGTCAAGGACGCCTACGGCACGCTCGCCGACCTGGAGGTCACCGCGCGGTCGGACGACGGAATGGTCACGGTGAAGGCGGGACCGCGCGGAGAAGTGCGGGCCATCGAGCTGAACCCCAGGGTCTACCGCAAGCTGTCCCCGGCGGAGCTCTCACATGCGATCATGACACAGATCGACCGGGCCACCGCGGCCGTGGCGGCTCGTACGAAGGAGCTGATGGGACCCTTGGTCCCTGACGACGTGCCGGTCGAAGAGCTGCTCGGCAAGGGGGCGGTTCTTGAGCCGTTCGTGTCTCGAGCGGGTCGGGCATGA
- a CDS encoding helix-turn-helix domain-containing protein: MTDATPTLRELLGHPLLAAAAPLSGDGDLDRPVTGITLIDPAEAGLAGTDEIAVCPVLPPGYLSGWRLDVTIRRLHDQGAAALALPVTVPGETLLDSSGRLARHLRLPVLGIGAAPLRWAGAATALVHAPAVDAADRLRRAHRALTRGLLSPQDVARVLTGILDRPVGVFGPDGAPITPSFGLPADFTPHAAVPQILIEGGRTTVAVPVPGTTSGTVDLWMAVALGYAPTTWARSARDVLQAGTLAVQHWQATRRVVLERDARLRAGLFGDLLEGRLEDGGTPQGRAAEAGWRLDGWHVAFHLAVLGQVDLLRHTDAVAAAITAEHLDATLVERGDGWSAWTTSRTEPGQDTSRDLLVALQRIRHRLATRFDCAIGVGRGYLDAGGLTRSLAEAWDAARLARGRPQTGRLVHIDRLGLAQLLVAWASTETFAPTATRLLRPLEAQPGELVATLSAYLDAGGSAADTAAVLGVHRNTVAARLHRIEELLTVDLHNPDDRLALHLACRVTLDRQTDFPDA; encoded by the coding sequence ATGACGGACGCCACCCCGACCCTGCGCGAGCTGCTCGGCCACCCCCTGCTGGCCGCCGCCGCGCCGCTGTCCGGAGACGGGGACCTGGATCGTCCCGTCACCGGGATCACGCTGATCGACCCAGCCGAGGCCGGACTCGCCGGGACCGACGAGATCGCGGTGTGCCCGGTCCTGCCCCCGGGGTACCTCAGCGGCTGGCGGCTGGACGTGACGATCCGCCGCCTGCACGACCAGGGGGCCGCGGCCCTCGCCCTCCCCGTCACGGTGCCCGGCGAGACACTCCTGGACAGCAGCGGCCGCCTCGCGCGGCACCTGCGCCTGCCGGTCCTGGGCATCGGCGCGGCGCCACTGCGGTGGGCGGGGGCGGCGACGGCGCTGGTGCACGCTCCCGCCGTGGACGCGGCCGACCGGCTGCGCCGCGCGCACCGCGCGCTCACCCGCGGCCTGCTGAGCCCGCAGGACGTGGCCCGGGTGCTCACCGGGATCCTGGACCGGCCGGTGGGGGTCTTCGGCCCGGACGGGGCGCCGATCACGCCGTCCTTCGGCCTGCCCGCCGATTTCACCCCCCACGCCGCGGTGCCGCAGATCCTCATCGAGGGGGGCAGGACGACCGTCGCCGTACCCGTACCGGGCACGACGAGCGGGACGGTCGACCTGTGGATGGCGGTCGCGCTCGGGTACGCGCCGACCACCTGGGCCCGCAGTGCCCGCGACGTGCTGCAGGCCGGGACCCTCGCCGTCCAGCACTGGCAGGCGACCCGCCGCGTCGTGCTGGAACGCGACGCCCGGTTGCGCGCCGGCCTGTTCGGCGACCTCCTGGAGGGGAGGCTGGAGGACGGCGGCACCCCGCAGGGGCGCGCGGCCGAAGCCGGCTGGCGCCTGGACGGCTGGCATGTGGCCTTCCATCTCGCCGTCCTCGGACAGGTCGACCTGCTGCGGCACACGGACGCGGTGGCCGCCGCCATCACGGCGGAACATCTCGACGCCACCCTGGTGGAACGCGGTGACGGCTGGTCGGCATGGACGACCAGCCGGACCGAACCGGGCCAGGACACCAGCCGTGACCTCCTCGTCGCCCTCCAGCGGATCCGGCACCGGCTCGCCACCCGGTTCGACTGCGCGATCGGGGTCGGCCGCGGCTACCTCGACGCGGGCGGGCTGACCAGGAGTCTCGCCGAGGCATGGGACGCCGCCAGGCTCGCCCGCGGGCGACCGCAGACGGGCCGCCTGGTGCACATCGACCGTCTCGGCCTGGCCCAGCTCCTGGTCGCCTGGGCGAGCACCGAGACCTTCGCCCCCACCGCGACCCGGCTGCTCAGACCGCTGGAGGCGCAACCGGGCGAGCTCGTCGCCACGCTCTCCGCCTACCTCGACGCCGGAGGATCGGCCGCCGACACCGCGGCGGTTCTCGGCGTGCACCGCAACACCGTCGCGGCGCGGCTGCACCGGATCGAGGAGTTGCTCACCGTCGACCTGCACAACCCCGACGACCGGCTCGCCCTGCACCTGGCCTGCAGGGTCACCCTGGACCGGCAGACCGACTTCCCGGATGCCTAG
- a CDS encoding discoidin domain-containing protein, whose amino-acid sequence MKLRRTLRIALGAILSAVVVTAAAVPSIAAVQVTQAGRQIHVAKDGKDTNAGTAAEPYLTINHAAQEAQPGDTVVVHAGLYRETVKPARGGDGETSRITYTNAGDGEVVVKGSEEIDTWAQHSGDVWKVTLPATFFGGYNPYATGQPQGGGDGTFPGYTAGDVYLNEQAYYEKASLANVQSAAGTWFTEVSGGNTTIYANFDGADPNAKLAEINVRRQVFAPDAWGLGYITVHGFTVKHAAGTYSDFPSSPSRRQAGAISVNGGLKWIIEQNTVVNARTIAIDIGLGCDEWAGNRPGQTRTHFRDTAKYGSHIVRNNYIAKSGQSGIAGVFSWNSDILYNLIEDTNYRGEFSGAETAPIKVHYMNEGLIKGNYLKNSKGGNSAGIWTDWGNQNVRVTGNIVLNSPWGYYAEAVHGPILVDNNVFIGNSDIRMLDATGVVYANNMFIDNGRIAVDGGGRDNYYFAPGTMNETNAPNPIQKFFWYNNVVQGSTLPDDATGKTHVKEGNSTGVLSDVQVTATNREMKLGFDLDASGISGLTPATKARVGIIPLAGESIAADVTTDFFGEPVNAANVMAGPFAAAKDGANSFTLWPPAGQTVPEPPAPPTDVPVNLSLNPDAKAVASYEDANLLAENAIDGNGSSRWSSDHSNDPNAWIHVDLGDEYDVSRAVLSWEAAYAKAYKIQISSDGEQWEDAFSTTTGAGGVETVQIRKKARYVRMQGVLPQTQYGYSLYEFEIYGTPVVPEVPVNIALNLPPSAYTASSQSNDGSGETNSQPQNDRSAFRAFDGNTATRWGSNGGDNHWIQVNLGKSYVLDKVVLKWEAAYSSTYKIQTSEDGSTWKDVHSHDDSTPTGDHTDEITLDSPAEGRYVRVQGTKAATQWGLSLWEFEVYGKVKPADTAPNWPASAQLQVSEVTAAGAKLTWPAATDGQAVTGYKVYLGQALKDTLGADARTYAVTGLAVGRTYTVKVTALDANGNESQGLTKTFTTPGNPATRALSTSYPSAYADWEEGLLAGDGKQGVIVFGNPRDETVVFTDRDFFMARSENRPHRTFNTVSQENIKKIRDLLIAGKYQEANQLAADVQGYQGGGEGSKHPGFKMTLQTPAAGEVVNYVRSTDYSSGVVSVNWTDDKGDWKRDAFVSQTDGVTVQHLPAPAGQKLDVKLGLSIDPGMNLLNKGITAVNASTVDYLNLRVKYPNGSYNAGYEGVTRIVTDGVKTMAGTDVQVTGATYVTLLSLTQRYDGTYEGGVPAEQDWNKKLLQTKLAALSGDYPTLLNRHVTKHSEMFNRVSVDFGAAPEDRSKSNEELLAQQKTATTPNLALFERMFNSGRYHLIGSSSATAPPDLLGNWTGDSNVGWDGYYHLDANLNLQISGGNIGNLPEVMAGYWSINKAWQKDFRTNAQKLLGTRGMLTGGNTPNGEGLISNINFDYPYQYVTGGESWLLYPFWEQYQITGDRKFLEEQYYPLIRDMGDFYEDFLVEKDANGKYIFSGSISPENRPAGGVPLSVNSVYDIAGARFALSTLIETSKTLGKDQDKIALWQEKLDNLPPYLINNDGALAEWAWPDLANKNAYQHRHSSGLMPVWPYREVTPEKDKALYDAAKVFLQKKDGGSYENAGHGLLHGALIAANLNNAESVNAKLMRFARDDYYYSSLSTSHYNNKGVFATDVVNSVPTIMMEMLATTDPGTLELLPALPKGLKKGSISGMLGKSRFTIDDLDWDMDTHKVKVTLTSDVDQNLTLIQRAGIEQITGAGIQIQNSPLGDIARVLPLKKDQTVTLDLTLKDTSRVNLALNKTATALSQSSADQSAAKAFDGDPVSRWAAGESADNWLQVDLGGIYALNEVDLRWEDSYAKRYKLQVSIDGTAWKDIHTQANSSGGTEKIPVNALGRHVRMQGVEKSGQWGYSLHEMEVYGQEAPNIALGKTATASSASNAQQTAIAAFDGDGTTRWGASESADNWLQVDLGDTYTVHQVAIDWEDSYAKGYKVQTSPDGETWTDSNGGTDLVDLNTDTRYIRMQGTAKSGQWGYSIYEMKVYGALPDSGATILISGVTDGTEYGNSQDVTIAWEVAGTGVKTVTGTLDGRPFTSGTVQRLHTLALGEHTLTVTVATQSGGTYEQSVKFTTVTSTDEISALIERFQAVSQLSPTGAAKLQDKISKVMVSEDKERERDKKKIVKKLTRFIEAVNDPKTVSDAAVRATLIRDANALIVANDGTPVQT is encoded by the coding sequence ATGAAACTCCGAAGGACCCTGAGAATCGCGCTCGGCGCGATACTGAGCGCCGTCGTGGTCACAGCGGCGGCGGTGCCGTCGATCGCGGCGGTGCAGGTGACCCAGGCCGGCCGCCAGATCCACGTGGCCAAGGACGGCAAGGACACGAACGCCGGTACGGCGGCCGAACCGTACCTGACGATCAACCACGCCGCGCAGGAGGCGCAGCCCGGTGACACGGTGGTCGTCCACGCCGGGCTGTACCGCGAGACGGTCAAGCCGGCGCGCGGCGGCGACGGCGAGACCAGCCGCATCACCTACACCAACGCCGGTGACGGCGAGGTGGTCGTCAAGGGCTCGGAGGAGATCGACACCTGGGCCCAGCACAGCGGCGACGTATGGAAGGTCACGCTGCCGGCCACCTTCTTCGGCGGCTACAACCCCTACGCCACCGGGCAGCCGCAGGGCGGCGGAGACGGCACCTTCCCCGGCTACACCGCGGGTGACGTCTACCTGAACGAGCAGGCCTACTACGAGAAGGCGTCGCTGGCGAACGTGCAGTCGGCGGCGGGCACCTGGTTCACCGAGGTGTCCGGCGGCAACACCACCATCTACGCCAACTTCGACGGCGCCGACCCGAACGCCAAGCTGGCGGAGATCAACGTGCGCCGCCAGGTGTTCGCGCCGGACGCGTGGGGCCTGGGCTACATCACCGTCCACGGGTTCACCGTCAAGCACGCGGCCGGTACCTACTCCGACTTCCCGAGCAGCCCCTCCCGGCGGCAGGCGGGCGCCATCAGCGTCAACGGCGGCCTGAAGTGGATCATCGAGCAGAACACCGTTGTCAACGCGCGCACGATCGCCATCGACATCGGCCTCGGCTGTGACGAATGGGCCGGCAACCGGCCCGGCCAGACCCGGACGCACTTCCGCGACACCGCCAAGTACGGCTCGCACATCGTCCGCAACAACTACATCGCGAAGTCCGGCCAGTCCGGCATCGCCGGTGTCTTCTCCTGGAACTCCGACATTCTGTACAACCTCATCGAGGACACGAACTACCGCGGCGAGTTCAGCGGCGCGGAGACGGCCCCGATCAAGGTTCACTACATGAACGAGGGGCTCATCAAGGGCAACTACCTCAAGAATTCCAAGGGCGGTAACTCCGCCGGCATCTGGACGGACTGGGGCAACCAGAACGTCCGCGTCACCGGCAACATCGTCCTGAACAGCCCGTGGGGCTACTACGCGGAGGCCGTCCACGGCCCGATCCTCGTGGACAACAACGTCTTCATCGGCAACAGCGACATCCGGATGCTGGACGCCACCGGCGTCGTGTACGCCAACAACATGTTCATCGACAACGGCCGCATCGCGGTGGACGGCGGCGGCAGGGACAACTACTACTTCGCGCCCGGCACGATGAACGAGACGAACGCGCCCAACCCGATCCAGAAGTTCTTCTGGTACAACAACGTGGTCCAGGGCTCGACGCTGCCGGACGACGCGACCGGCAAGACGCACGTCAAGGAGGGCAACTCCACCGGCGTCCTGTCCGACGTCCAGGTCACGGCGACCAACCGGGAGATGAAGCTCGGCTTCGACCTCGACGCCTCCGGCATCAGCGGCCTGACGCCCGCCACGAAGGCCAGGGTCGGGATCATCCCGCTCGCGGGCGAGAGCATCGCCGCCGACGTGACCACCGACTTCTTCGGTGAGCCGGTCAACGCCGCGAACGTCATGGCCGGACCGTTCGCCGCCGCGAAGGACGGCGCCAACTCCTTCACGCTGTGGCCCCCGGCGGGCCAGACCGTGCCGGAGCCGCCGGCGCCGCCGACCGATGTCCCGGTCAACCTGTCACTCAACCCCGACGCGAAGGCCGTCGCCTCCTACGAGGACGCCAACCTGCTGGCCGAGAACGCGATCGACGGCAACGGCTCCTCGCGCTGGTCGAGCGACCACAGCAACGACCCCAACGCCTGGATCCACGTCGACCTCGGCGACGAGTACGACGTGTCCAGGGCCGTCCTGTCCTGGGAGGCGGCCTACGCGAAGGCGTACAAGATCCAGATCTCGAGCGACGGCGAGCAGTGGGAGGACGCCTTCTCCACCACGACCGGCGCCGGCGGCGTCGAGACCGTGCAGATCCGCAAGAAGGCACGCTACGTCCGCATGCAGGGCGTCCTGCCGCAGACGCAGTACGGATACTCCCTGTACGAGTTCGAGATCTACGGCACCCCCGTCGTGCCGGAGGTCCCGGTCAACATCGCGCTGAACCTGCCGCCGTCGGCGTACACGGCGTCGTCGCAGTCCAACGACGGCAGCGGCGAGACCAACAGCCAGCCGCAGAACGACCGCTCCGCGTTCCGCGCCTTCGACGGCAACACCGCCACGCGCTGGGGCTCCAACGGCGGGGACAACCACTGGATCCAGGTCAATCTCGGCAAGTCGTACGTCCTGGACAAGGTCGTGCTCAAGTGGGAGGCCGCCTACTCCTCGACGTACAAGATCCAGACGTCGGAGGACGGCAGCACCTGGAAGGACGTCCACTCCCACGACGACTCCACCCCCACCGGCGACCACACGGACGAGATCACGCTCGACTCGCCGGCGGAGGGACGCTACGTCCGCGTGCAGGGCACCAAGGCGGCGACCCAGTGGGGCCTGTCGCTCTGGGAGTTCGAGGTGTACGGCAAGGTGAAGCCGGCCGACACCGCCCCGAACTGGCCGGCGTCGGCGCAGCTCCAGGTGAGCGAGGTGACGGCCGCGGGAGCGAAGCTCACCTGGCCCGCCGCGACCGACGGCCAGGCGGTGACCGGCTACAAGGTCTACCTCGGCCAGGCGCTGAAGGACACGCTGGGAGCGGACGCGCGCACCTACGCCGTGACGGGACTGGCCGTCGGCCGGACCTACACCGTGAAGGTGACGGCGCTCGACGCTAACGGCAACGAGAGCCAGGGCCTGACGAAGACCTTCACGACGCCCGGCAACCCGGCGACGAGGGCACTGTCCACCTCCTACCCGAGTGCCTACGCGGACTGGGAGGAGGGCCTGCTCGCGGGCGACGGGAAGCAGGGCGTCATCGTCTTCGGCAACCCGCGTGACGAGACGGTCGTCTTCACCGACCGGGACTTCTTCATGGCGCGGTCGGAGAACCGTCCCCACCGGACGTTCAACACCGTCAGCCAGGAGAACATCAAGAAGATCCGGGACCTGCTGATCGCCGGCAAGTACCAGGAGGCCAACCAGCTCGCGGCCGACGTGCAGGGCTACCAGGGCGGCGGCGAGGGCAGCAAGCACCCGGGCTTCAAGATGACCCTCCAGACGCCGGCCGCCGGCGAGGTCGTCAACTACGTCCGGTCCACCGACTACTCCTCGGGCGTCGTCTCGGTGAACTGGACCGACGACAAGGGCGACTGGAAGCGCGACGCCTTCGTGTCGCAGACCGACGGCGTCACCGTCCAGCACCTGCCGGCCCCGGCCGGGCAGAAGCTCGACGTCAAACTCGGCCTGTCCATCGACCCCGGAATGAACCTGCTCAACAAGGGCATCACGGCCGTCAACGCCTCCACCGTCGACTACCTCAACCTGCGGGTGAAGTACCCGAACGGCAGCTACAACGCCGGGTACGAGGGCGTCACGCGGATCGTGACGGACGGCGTCAAGACGATGGCCGGCACCGACGTGCAGGTCACCGGCGCGACCTACGTGACGCTGCTGTCGCTGACCCAGCGCTACGACGGCACCTACGAGGGTGGTGTGCCCGCCGAGCAGGACTGGAACAAGAAGCTCCTGCAGACGAAGCTGGCGGCGCTCTCCGGCGACTACCCGACGCTCCTGAACCGCCACGTGACCAAGCACAGCGAGATGTTCAACCGCGTCTCCGTCGACTTCGGGGCCGCCCCCGAGGACCGCTCGAAGTCCAACGAGGAACTGCTCGCCCAGCAGAAGACCGCGACCACGCCGAACCTGGCGCTGTTCGAGCGCATGTTCAACTCCGGCCGCTACCACCTGATCGGTTCGAGCAGCGCGACGGCCCCGCCCGACCTGCTCGGCAACTGGACCGGTGACAGCAACGTCGGCTGGGACGGCTACTACCACCTGGACGCCAACCTCAACCTGCAGATCTCCGGCGGCAACATCGGCAACCTGCCGGAGGTGATGGCGGGCTACTGGTCGATCAACAAGGCGTGGCAGAAGGACTTCCGGACCAACGCCCAGAAGCTGCTCGGCACGCGGGGCATGCTGACGGGCGGCAACACGCCCAACGGCGAAGGCCTCATCTCCAACATCAACTTCGACTACCCGTACCAGTACGTCACGGGCGGCGAGTCGTGGCTGCTCTACCCGTTCTGGGAGCAGTACCAGATCACCGGCGACAGGAAGTTCCTGGAGGAGCAGTACTACCCGCTGATCAGGGACATGGGTGACTTCTACGAGGACTTCCTCGTCGAGAAGGACGCGAACGGCAAGTACATCTTCTCCGGGTCCATCTCGCCGGAGAACCGGCCGGCCGGCGGCGTGCCGCTCTCGGTCAACTCGGTGTACGACATCGCCGGCGCCCGGTTCGCACTGTCGACCCTGATCGAGACGAGCAAGACGCTCGGCAAGGACCAGGACAAGATCGCGCTCTGGCAGGAGAAGCTCGACAACCTGCCGCCGTACCTGATCAACAACGACGGCGCGCTGGCCGAGTGGGCCTGGCCCGACCTGGCGAACAAGAACGCCTACCAGCACCGGCACTCCAGCGGCCTGATGCCCGTCTGGCCGTACCGCGAGGTCACGCCGGAGAAGGACAAGGCGCTGTACGACGCGGCCAAGGTGTTCCTGCAGAAGAAGGACGGCGGCAGCTACGAGAACGCCGGCCACGGCCTGCTGCACGGTGCGCTGATCGCCGCCAACCTGAACAACGCCGAATCCGTCAACGCGAAGCTGATGCGGTTCGCCAGGGACGACTACTACTACAGCAGCCTGTCGACGTCGCACTACAACAACAAGGGCGTGTTCGCCACCGACGTCGTCAACTCCGTGCCGACGATCATGATGGAGATGCTGGCCACGACCGACCCCGGCACGCTGGAACTGCTTCCCGCGCTGCCCAAGGGCCTGAAGAAGGGCTCCATCTCCGGCATGCTGGGCAAGAGCCGGTTCACCATCGACGACCTCGACTGGGACATGGACACCCACAAGGTGAAGGTGACGCTGACCTCCGACGTCGACCAGAACCTCACCCTGATCCAGCGCGCCGGCATCGAGCAGATCACCGGCGCCGGTATCCAGATCCAGAACTCGCCGCTCGGCGACATCGCCCGCGTCCTTCCCCTGAAGAAGGACCAGACGGTCACGCTCGACCTGACCCTGAAGGACACGTCGCGGGTCAACCTGGCCCTGAACAAGACCGCGACCGCCCTCTCGCAGTCCAGCGCCGACCAGTCGGCCGCCAAGGCGTTCGACGGCGACCCGGTCTCCCGCTGGGCCGCCGGCGAGAGCGCCGACAACTGGCTCCAGGTGGACCTGGGCGGCATCTACGCCCTGAACGAGGTCGACCTGCGCTGGGAGGACTCCTACGCCAAGCGCTACAAGCTCCAGGTGTCGATCGACGGCACGGCCTGGAAGGACATCCACACCCAGGCCAACTCCTCCGGTGGCACCGAGAAGATCCCGGTGAACGCGCTGGGCCGCCACGTGCGGATGCAGGGCGTGGAGAAGTCCGGCCAGTGGGGCTACTCGCTCCACGAGATGGAGGTCTACGGCCAGGAGGCGCCGAACATCGCCCTCGGCAAGACGGCCACCGCGTCGTCGGCGTCCAACGCCCAGCAGACGGCCATCGCCGCCTTCGACGGCGACGGCACCACCCGCTGGGGCGCGAGCGAGTCGGCCGACAACTGGCTCCAGGTGGATCTGGGTGACACGTACACGGTCCACCAGGTCGCCATCGACTGGGAGGACTCCTACGCCAAGGGATACAAGGTGCAGACCTCTCCCGACGGCGAGACGTGGACCGACAGCAACGGCGGCACGGACCTCGTCGACCTGAACACCGACACCCGGTACATCCGGATGCAGGGCACCGCGAAGTCCGGCCAGTGGGGCTACTCGATATACGAGATGAAGGTCTACGGCGCTCTCCCGGACAGCGGGGCCACCATCCTCATCTCCGGCGTCACGGACGGCACCGAGTACGGCAACAGCCAGGACGTGACCATCGCCTGGGAGGTCGCCGGCACCGGCGTCAAGACCGTGACCGGCACGCTGGACGGCCGGCCGTTCACGTCCGGGACCGTCCAGCGGCTCCACACGCTGGCCCTGGGCGAGCACACGCTCACCGTCACCGTCGCGACCCAGTCCGGCGGCACGTACGAGCAGTCGGTGAAGTTCACCACCGTCACCTCGACCGACGAGATCTCCGCCCTGATCGAGCGCTTCCAGGCCGTCAGCCAGCTGTCGCCCACCGGCGCCGCGAAGCTCCAGGACAAGATCTCCAAGGTCATGGTCTCCGAGGACAAGGAACGCGAGCGCGACAAGAAGAAGATCGTCAAGAAGCTCACCCGCTTCATCGAGGCGGTCAACGACCCGAAGACCGTCTCCGACGCGGCGGTGCGGGCGACGCTCATCCGCGACGCCAACGCGCTGATCGTGGCGAACGACGGCACGCCCGTCCAGACCTGA